One part of the Pseudomonadota bacterium genome encodes these proteins:
- a CDS encoding conjugal transfer protein TraC — protein sequence MLQLSVRDDPSLEAVLCGIRDETDLALLGSPFTAQYLETLKAHLARVGSPAGLFEDRVTGGRWRGRRRRVRAVVYRRMRHPREASLPLAELNDVCVWIMTALSAAGVTARRGDGRMLYEWLVPWFNPRPSLGDGDPYRLLDRMPYPGDEDLPFGRDLADALLLSPPRSDGKSGVWWFDGMPQRCVTVQGLRRTPEPGHYTAERALGDQAFAPFDQMPEGTVLTLVIVFRPQYQVLNHIARIVRAAIGEGAESLIARETGEAAQRAIAEGDKVYPLVQAFYSISGPRTSRA from the coding sequence GTGCTCCAGCTTTCCGTCCGGGACGATCCGAGCCTGGAGGCGGTCCTTTGCGGGATCCGGGACGAGACCGATCTGGCGCTCCTCGGATCTCCCTTCACGGCCCAGTACCTCGAGACCCTCAAAGCGCACCTCGCGCGCGTCGGCTCGCCCGCGGGCCTCTTCGAGGACCGGGTGACGGGCGGGCGCTGGCGTGGGCGCCGCCGACGCGTGCGGGCGGTGGTCTACCGGCGGATGCGGCACCCGAGGGAGGCATCCTTGCCGCTCGCCGAGTTGAACGATGTCTGCGTGTGGATCATGACCGCCCTCTCGGCCGCCGGTGTCACGGCGCGCCGCGGGGATGGGCGCATGCTCTACGAGTGGCTCGTGCCCTGGTTCAACCCGAGACCGTCGCTCGGGGACGGAGACCCTTACCGGCTCCTCGATCGCATGCCCTATCCCGGCGACGAGGATCTGCCCTTCGGGAGGGACCTCGCCGATGCGCTCCTCTTGAGCCCGCCGCGCTCGGACGGGAAGAGTGGGGTGTGGTGGTTCGATGGCATGCCGCAGCGGTGCGTCACCGTCCAGGGCCTGCGGAGGACCCCGGAGCCTGGCCACTACACCGCCGAGCGGGCCTTAGGCGATCAGGCCTTCGCACCCTTCGATCAGATGCCGGAGGGCACGGTGCTCACCCTCGTCATCGTGTTCCGGCCACAGTACCAGGTCTTGAACCACATCGCGCGGATCGTGCGCGCGGCCATCGGTGAGGGCGCGGAGTCGCTCATCGCGCGCGAGACCGGCGAGGCGGCGCAACGGGCGATCGCCGAGGGCGACAAGGTCTACCCCCTGGTGCAGGCCTTCTACTCTATCTCAGGGCCCCGGACCTCGCGAGCCTGA